In a single window of the Arthrobacter sp. StoSoilA2 genome:
- a CDS encoding energy-coupling factor transporter transmembrane protein EcfT → MRGHGFLIANYVPGNSLIHRTPLWLKFLVVAACGTASFLIVDWAVSLMVFALMCGLFLLSGAGLRRLMRAISTITPILVVIGLFQWWQLGAPTAARIVLNVLVCVVAASVLTATTPVQDLLDGVVSLAKPFQRFGADPERFALTIAVMLRSIPFIAGAFSDVRDAARARGLERNPRALILPVFISTVAYARQTGDALAARGLGEPNEPN, encoded by the coding sequence ATGAGGGGCCATGGCTTCCTGATCGCAAACTATGTGCCGGGAAACTCGCTCATCCACCGCACTCCGCTGTGGCTGAAGTTCCTGGTAGTGGCAGCATGCGGAACGGCGTCCTTCCTGATCGTCGACTGGGCGGTGTCGCTGATGGTCTTCGCCCTGATGTGCGGCTTGTTCCTGCTCAGCGGGGCCGGTTTGCGCCGACTGATGCGTGCCATATCGACGATTACGCCCATCCTTGTGGTGATCGGCTTGTTTCAATGGTGGCAATTGGGTGCCCCTACGGCTGCACGCATCGTCCTGAACGTCCTGGTGTGCGTCGTCGCAGCCTCGGTTCTAACTGCCACCACACCCGTGCAGGACCTCTTGGACGGCGTTGTCTCCCTCGCCAAACCGTTCCAGCGCTTCGGTGCCGATCCCGAGCGTTTCGCGCTGACCATCGCCGTGATGCTCAGGAGCATCCCGTTCATCGCGGGAGCCTTTTCGGACGTCAGGGATGCGGCCCGCGCCCGCGGACTTGAACGCAATCCAAGGGCACTGATACTCCCCGTCTTTATCTCGACGGTCGCTTATGCGCGGCAAACCGGCGACGCTTTGGCCGCCCGGGGACTCGGGGAACCGAACGAACCCAACTAG
- a CDS encoding ABC transporter ATP-binding protein: MNSISFSRVSVRVAIDGSSTSKTLLEDVSLSLTERRIGVIGANGSGKSTLLRLVNGLVEPSDGTIEVHGDDTVKAVRRVRANVGFVFTDPLSQLVMPTGREDVELSLRRTIKNTRERATRAEAVLDRFGLLPLADQSIYELSGGERQLLALAAVLAVDPKVLVLDEPSTLLDLRNRELLRRTVAGLDQQVMMSTHDLDLALDMDRVLVVDSGRIIFDGGPAEGVARYRELCATALDEVPGFGERPGRAQS; this comes from the coding sequence ATGAACTCCATCAGCTTCAGCAGGGTCTCGGTTCGTGTCGCCATTGACGGCTCCAGCACGTCCAAGACCCTGCTGGAGGATGTTTCCTTGAGCCTTACAGAGCGGCGCATCGGCGTCATCGGGGCCAACGGTTCCGGAAAGTCCACACTGTTGCGGCTGGTGAACGGCCTGGTGGAGCCCAGCGACGGAACTATTGAAGTCCACGGCGATGACACAGTCAAAGCTGTACGCAGGGTTCGTGCGAACGTCGGCTTCGTCTTCACTGATCCCTTGTCGCAATTGGTCATGCCTACCGGGCGGGAAGACGTTGAACTCTCGCTCCGCCGGACCATCAAGAACACGCGTGAACGGGCCACACGTGCCGAGGCGGTTCTTGACCGGTTTGGCCTGCTGCCCCTGGCAGACCAGAGCATTTATGAGCTTTCCGGTGGCGAGCGTCAGTTGCTGGCCCTGGCTGCGGTCCTCGCCGTCGACCCCAAAGTGCTGGTCCTCGATGAGCCCTCCACCTTGCTTGATCTGCGTAACCGCGAACTCCTTCGCCGCACGGTGGCGGGCTTGGACCAGCAAGTGATGATGTCCACGCACGACCTCGACCTCGCCCTGGATATGGACCGCGTCCTGGTGGTGGACTCAGGGCGCATCATCTTCGACGGCGGGCCGGCCGAAGGCGTCGCACGGTACCGGGAGCTGTGCGCAACTGCGCTCGACGAGGTCCCGGGCTTTGGCGAACGTCCGGGGAGAGCCCAGTCATGA
- a CDS encoding biotin transporter BioY: MSQTTSASVERNSSRKRWTATDLGLIAVFAALVAASAIVPGIPVGALGVPITLVTLTVMLSGLVLGPGRGFAAVGLYVLLGLAGLPIFSGGRSGLGILATASAGYIIAFPLAAAATGYLAALIIRKTVRNRSLLLFAAAMVSSIVLIHGLGVLGMMVNGKLDFTKAFIADLAFYPGDILKNVLAVIIAVAIHKAFPDVLVRRVK, encoded by the coding sequence ATGAGCCAAACCACCTCCGCCTCTGTGGAACGCAACTCTTCGCGTAAGCGATGGACCGCCACAGACCTCGGCCTCATTGCCGTCTTCGCAGCCCTTGTGGCCGCATCCGCGATCGTTCCCGGCATTCCGGTTGGCGCCCTTGGCGTGCCGATCACCCTGGTGACCCTCACTGTGATGCTGAGCGGCCTGGTGCTTGGCCCCGGGCGGGGATTCGCCGCCGTCGGGCTTTATGTCCTCCTTGGGCTCGCCGGGCTGCCGATCTTCAGCGGCGGCCGCAGCGGACTGGGCATCCTCGCTACAGCTTCGGCAGGCTACATCATTGCCTTCCCCCTCGCGGCGGCCGCCACGGGCTATCTGGCCGCGCTGATTATCCGTAAGACGGTGCGGAACCGCTCCCTGCTCCTGTTTGCTGCAGCTATGGTCAGCAGCATCGTCCTCATCCACGGCCTGGGCGTCCTGGGCATGATGGTCAACGGCAAACTGGACTTCACCAAAGCCTTCATTGCCGATCTGGCGTTCTACCCCGGGGACATCCTCAAGAATGTCCTTGCAGTGATCATTGCTGTGGCTATTCACAAAGCCTTCCCGGATGTCCTGGTCCGCAGGGTCAAATAG
- a CDS encoding ABC-F family ATP-binding cassette domain-containing protein, translating into MITVQELELRAGARLLMDKVNFRVDKGDKIGLVGRNGAGKTTLTRVLAGEGLPAGGKVTRSGEIGYLPQDPRTPDMEQLARDRILSARGLDVVVGKLKKAQAEMASEDDAIQRKAMNRYDRLEAEFLAGGGYAAEAEAAAISSNLALPERILNQPLKTLSGGQRRRVELARILYSSAETLLLDEPTNHLDADSITWLRDFLKDHQGGLIVISHDVELLEATVNKVYHLDANRAQIDYYNMGWKRYLQQRETDERARKRERANAEKKAQVLIDQANKMRAKATKAVAAQNMAKRAERLLGGLEAVRENDRVAALRFPDPSPCGKTPLTAEGLSKSYGSLEIFTDVDLAIDRGSKVVILGLNGAGKTTLLRMLAGVDKPDTGDIIPGHGLKVGYYAQEHETLDHDRTVLENMRSSAPDMKDAEVRGILGSFLFSGDDVEKPAGVLSGGEKTRLALATIVASSANVLLLDEPTNNLDPASRAEILGALKNYSGAVVMVSHDEGAVAALSPERVVLLPDGVEDHWNEDYLDLITLA; encoded by the coding sequence TTGATTACCGTCCAGGAACTCGAACTCCGCGCCGGCGCACGCCTGCTCATGGACAAGGTCAACTTCAGGGTGGACAAAGGCGACAAAATCGGCCTTGTTGGACGCAACGGCGCCGGCAAGACCACTTTGACCCGCGTCCTCGCGGGCGAAGGCCTCCCGGCGGGCGGCAAAGTGACCCGGAGCGGTGAGATCGGCTATCTGCCGCAGGATCCCCGCACCCCGGACATGGAACAGCTCGCACGTGATCGCATCCTTTCTGCACGTGGCTTGGACGTGGTGGTGGGGAAACTGAAGAAGGCGCAGGCTGAGATGGCCAGCGAGGATGACGCCATCCAGCGCAAGGCCATGAACCGCTACGATCGCTTGGAAGCTGAGTTCCTGGCTGGCGGCGGATACGCCGCTGAAGCTGAGGCAGCCGCGATCTCCTCCAACCTTGCGCTCCCGGAACGCATCCTTAACCAGCCGCTGAAGACCCTCTCCGGTGGTCAGCGCCGTCGCGTGGAACTCGCCCGTATTCTCTATTCCTCGGCAGAAACCCTGCTCCTTGACGAACCAACCAACCACCTCGACGCCGACTCCATCACCTGGCTGCGCGACTTCCTCAAGGACCACCAGGGTGGGTTGATCGTGATCAGCCACGATGTTGAATTGTTGGAGGCCACGGTCAACAAGGTCTACCACCTTGACGCGAACAGAGCCCAGATCGACTACTACAACATGGGCTGGAAGCGCTATCTCCAGCAGCGCGAAACGGATGAAAGGGCCCGAAAGCGCGAACGGGCCAATGCGGAAAAGAAGGCCCAGGTCCTCATCGACCAGGCCAACAAGATGCGCGCCAAGGCAACCAAAGCCGTCGCAGCACAGAACATGGCAAAACGTGCTGAGCGTCTCCTTGGCGGTTTGGAAGCCGTTCGTGAAAACGATCGCGTCGCCGCCCTGCGCTTCCCGGATCCGTCACCCTGCGGCAAGACCCCGCTGACTGCCGAAGGTCTCAGCAAGTCCTACGGCTCCCTGGAGATTTTCACTGACGTGGACCTGGCGATCGATCGCGGTTCCAAAGTGGTGATCCTTGGCCTCAACGGTGCGGGCAAGACCACCCTCCTGCGAATGCTTGCGGGCGTGGACAAGCCGGATACCGGCGACATCATCCCGGGGCACGGATTGAAGGTGGGCTACTACGCCCAGGAACACGAAACCCTGGACCACGATCGCACCGTCCTTGAAAACATGCGTTCCTCCGCACCTGACATGAAGGACGCCGAAGTCCGCGGCATTCTGGGTTCGTTCCTGTTCTCGGGTGACGATGTCGAAAAGCCGGCGGGTGTTTTGTCCGGTGGCGAGAAGACCCGGCTAGCCCTTGCAACCATCGTGGCCTCCAGCGCCAACGTGCTGCTCCTCGACGAGCCCACCAACAACCTGGACCCCGCCAGCCGCGCGGAAATCCTTGGTGCACTGAAGAACTACAGTGGCGCTGTCGTCATGGTCAGCCACGATGAGGGCGCCGTAGCGGCCCTGAGTCCGGAGCGTGTGGTGCTGCTCCCGGACGGTGTCGAAGACCACTGGAACGAGGACTACCTGGACCTGATCACGCTGGCATAG
- a CDS encoding YbaK/EbsC family protein, whose amino-acid sequence MPKVTEAIPDPVLNVKSALTAAGVEDTVRIFTDKVPTAAAAASVLGCEVAAITNSLIFDLDGKPLLILASGAARVDTALVAKLLGTGKIRRAKPDFVLKHTGQEVGGVAPVGHPSHIRTILDVSLKQHPVLWAGAGDHNSMFSITYDQLQRITNAEALQVR is encoded by the coding sequence ATGCCCAAGGTTACTGAAGCTATTCCGGACCCGGTGCTCAACGTGAAGTCGGCCCTCACGGCGGCCGGCGTTGAGGACACCGTCCGGATCTTCACGGACAAGGTGCCCACGGCCGCAGCCGCCGCCTCTGTCCTTGGATGCGAGGTTGCAGCCATCACCAACAGCCTGATTTTCGACCTCGACGGCAAACCCCTGCTGATCCTCGCCAGCGGAGCCGCGAGAGTAGACACAGCACTGGTAGCCAAACTGCTGGGCACCGGAAAGATCCGCCGGGCGAAGCCTGATTTCGTGCTCAAACACACCGGCCAGGAGGTGGGGGGTGTCGCCCCGGTAGGTCACCCCAGCCACATCCGCACCATCCTGGATGTCTCGCTAAAGCAGCACCCCGTCCTATGGGCCGGCGCCGGAGACCATAATTCCATGTTCTCCATCACTTACGACCAGCTGCAAAGGATAACGAACGCCGAGGCGTTGCAGGTCCGCTAG
- a CDS encoding SURF1 family protein, whose amino-acid sequence MYRFLFSSKWLGYFVLAVIFATACVFLGRWQMDRRAETLAEINRVVSNYSATPVPFADIKDQFHTLDPEREWTQVELRGSYDLNGQRVVRNRPLNGQPGYDVVVPFRLSTGEAVVIDRGWLPIGNNTPGRPDVVPAPPVGEVTVVARLKPTEPKLDRGAVDGQLPSIDLASFASELPYPVATGAYGQLASEDPAVQPMPTPFPKPATEEGTHLSYSLQWFAFGVLMFIGFGYAARQQARNAAIDAEEDEEGEDEVIAVSSPPKRRAPANRKNKRPTSEEEEDAILDAQGY is encoded by the coding sequence ATGTATCGTTTCCTGTTCTCCAGCAAGTGGCTGGGTTACTTCGTTCTGGCCGTTATCTTCGCCACAGCATGCGTGTTCCTCGGCCGTTGGCAGATGGATCGGCGGGCGGAGACGCTGGCTGAGATCAACCGCGTAGTCAGCAATTACTCCGCGACGCCAGTCCCCTTCGCTGACATCAAAGACCAGTTCCACACCTTGGACCCCGAGCGCGAATGGACCCAGGTAGAGCTGCGGGGTAGCTATGACCTGAACGGCCAGCGCGTTGTACGAAACCGTCCATTGAATGGGCAGCCAGGTTACGACGTCGTGGTTCCTTTCCGCCTCAGCACCGGCGAAGCGGTGGTGATCGACCGCGGCTGGTTGCCAATTGGCAACAACACTCCCGGCCGTCCCGACGTCGTTCCGGCACCTCCCGTGGGTGAGGTCACCGTGGTTGCCCGCCTCAAGCCAACCGAACCGAAGCTGGACCGTGGTGCGGTGGACGGACAGCTGCCATCCATTGACCTGGCCAGCTTCGCAAGCGAACTCCCCTATCCCGTCGCGACGGGCGCCTATGGGCAGCTGGCCAGCGAGGACCCCGCAGTCCAGCCCATGCCAACGCCCTTCCCCAAACCAGCCACGGAAGAGGGCACGCACCTCTCATACTCCCTGCAGTGGTTTGCCTTCGGCGTCCTGATGTTCATCGGCTTCGGTTACGCAGCCCGACAGCAGGCGCGTAACGCTGCCATCGACGCGGAAGAGGACGAAGAAGGCGAGGACGAAGTCATTGCCGTCAGTAGCCCACCCAAACGTCGTGCGCCCGCAAACCGAAAGAACAAGCGCCCCACGTCAGAAGAAGAGGAAGACGCAATCCTGGATGCCCAAGGTTACTGA
- a CDS encoding DUF3099 domain-containing protein: MERDDSAVTRENSPLQQVPGDPDAVSGDPEVHSITDAAAAHSEDMRERMIKYAVAMGIRMVCIILIFVVDGWFKIIAVAGAVFLPWIAVVIANGSDKAEDHSDSLLDYVAAAEIEGSPQSTDDESTDNITVLKGELVDDEPAGQRTEPDATHTPKTGNAGNERAAS; this comes from the coding sequence TTGGAGCGTGATGATTCAGCTGTGACACGAGAAAACAGTCCCCTGCAGCAGGTGCCCGGGGATCCGGACGCTGTCTCCGGCGACCCCGAAGTCCACAGCATCACCGATGCCGCTGCTGCCCACTCGGAAGACATGCGGGAACGCATGATCAAGTACGCAGTGGCCATGGGTATTCGCATGGTCTGCATCATCCTGATCTTCGTGGTGGACGGCTGGTTCAAGATCATCGCCGTGGCCGGCGCCGTGTTCCTTCCCTGGATAGCCGTTGTCATCGCGAACGGTAGCGATAAAGCCGAGGACCACAGCGATTCCCTCCTGGATTATGTGGCAGCAGCGGAAATCGAGGGCTCGCCCCAGTCCACCGACGATGAATCGACAGACAACATCACTGTGCTCAAAGGCGAACTGGTAGACGACGAGCCAGCAGGTCAGCGAACAGAGCCTGACGCGACCCATACACCCAAGACCGGGAATGCCGGCAACGAACGGGCGGCTTCATGA
- a CDS encoding beta-ketoacyl-ACP reductase — protein sequence MSEAVSTGRSVLITGGNRGIGLAIAESFLANGDKVAVTYRSESELPEGILGVKADVTDEASIDAAFKTVEEAHGPVEVLVANAGITKDTLLLRMSEDDFTSVLDTNLTGAFRVIKRASKGMIRLRKGRVVLISSVSGLYGAPGQINYSASKAGMVGIARSLTRELGSRGITANVVAPGFITTDMTAELPEETQKSYLANVPAGRFAEASEVANVVRWVASDEAAYISGAVIPVDGGLGMGH from the coding sequence ATGTCTGAAGCAGTATCCACCGGCCGCAGCGTCCTCATTACCGGCGGCAACAGGGGCATCGGTCTGGCCATTGCCGAGTCCTTCCTTGCAAACGGTGACAAGGTGGCAGTGACTTATCGAAGCGAATCAGAACTGCCTGAAGGCATCCTGGGAGTCAAAGCCGACGTCACGGACGAAGCCTCGATTGATGCCGCCTTCAAGACAGTAGAGGAAGCGCACGGCCCCGTGGAGGTTCTGGTTGCCAATGCTGGCATCACCAAGGACACGCTGCTCCTGCGCATGAGTGAGGACGACTTCACCTCTGTGCTGGACACGAACCTCACCGGAGCGTTCCGCGTCATTAAGCGTGCTTCCAAGGGCATGATCCGGCTCCGCAAGGGCCGCGTAGTCCTCATCTCATCGGTGTCCGGCCTGTATGGAGCTCCGGGCCAGATCAACTACTCCGCATCGAAGGCGGGCATGGTGGGCATCGCACGCTCGCTGACCCGCGAACTGGGCAGCCGGGGCATCACGGCCAACGTGGTGGCTCCCGGATTCATCACTACGGACATGACGGCAGAACTACCCGAGGAAACCCAGAAGTCGTATCTGGCAAACGTGCCGGCGGGCCGTTTCGCCGAGGCTTCCGAGGTAGCCAACGTTGTGCGTTGGGTAGCCAGCGATGAGGCCGCCTACATTTCAGGCGCTGTGATTCCGGTTGACGGCGGCCTCGGGATGGGCCACTAA
- a CDS encoding SDR family oxidoreductase — protein sequence MGMLDNKTAIVTGSSRGIGAEVAKILAGEGAAVVVNYRQKAPRANKVVAEIQAAGGRAAAVGADLTTDEGVHALASTAMEQFGSLDVLVLNASGGMESGMEEGYALKLNRDAQINMLNAAVPLMREGSRVVFVTSHQAHFVETVPTMPEYEPVAKSKRAGEDALRALLPDLAAKGISLVVVSGDMIEGTVTATLLDRSNPGAIEARRAEAGKLYSVEEFAAEVAKMVTADVESGHTEYVGGADYFGKSAE from the coding sequence ATGGGAATGCTGGATAACAAGACCGCGATCGTCACGGGATCTTCCCGTGGTATCGGTGCTGAAGTCGCCAAGATCCTCGCGGGTGAGGGTGCCGCCGTCGTCGTCAACTACCGTCAGAAGGCACCGCGCGCCAACAAGGTAGTTGCTGAAATCCAGGCAGCGGGCGGCCGCGCTGCGGCTGTCGGCGCAGACCTCACTACCGATGAAGGCGTACACGCTCTTGCCAGCACCGCCATGGAACAGTTCGGTTCGCTGGATGTCCTGGTCCTGAATGCTTCCGGAGGCATGGAGTCCGGAATGGAGGAGGGTTACGCCCTCAAACTCAACCGCGATGCCCAGATCAACATGCTCAATGCGGCTGTTCCCCTCATGCGCGAAGGTTCGCGCGTCGTCTTCGTGACCAGCCACCAGGCGCATTTCGTGGAGACCGTCCCCACCATGCCTGAATACGAGCCGGTGGCAAAGAGCAAGCGGGCCGGCGAGGACGCCCTGCGTGCACTCCTGCCCGACCTCGCCGCCAAAGGCATCTCGCTGGTGGTTGTTTCCGGTGACATGATCGAGGGCACCGTCACGGCCACCTTGCTTGACCGCTCCAACCCGGGCGCCATCGAAGCCCGCCGTGCAGAAGCCGGCAAGTTGTATTCGGTTGAAGAATTTGCGGCCGAGGTCGCCAAGATGGTGACGGCCGACGTCGAATCCGGCCACACCGAATACGTGGGTGGAGCAGACTACTTCGGCAAATCCGCCGAGTAG
- a CDS encoding sugar ABC transporter ATP-binding protein, with product MDLLLHADDIHASYDQRRILKGVGLSLHRGEILGLIGTNGAGKTTLMGVLAGSHKHDGGHITLAGEKYGPDSMEEAQACGVGLIPQNFRLDSDLTVAEAIFRGTFQANRSHDELRGQAIKLIQDIGIALDPDVKVGTLIRAEQTLVEVLRMVAEEAQLVIMDEVAASLPDHDVAVLHQVLRMLVGQGRAIIYITHRLDEVRSIAHRIAVMRDGRVHKILEASRTDVDELAFLLLQHELANNSRPTDPAPGDEAIRVVELTVEDSIRDISFSVSKGEIFGLAGTHRSGIYQLLEALVGIHPSTSGQIFIQGKPVQIQGLQDALRLKIGYLSDTADTLESASGIVEGLQRTDDAAGANLQDEITQLRGVIELVRRMRINTTNIHGAITTLSGGDRQKVQLAKWMTSDCDVLILSHPSRGIDVGAKETVYRMLQELSRTGVAIILLSSDLSELVSWCHRIGVMRNGEMVAIEANANTNEDALVHHMLGEKFTSGSGEARRVKS from the coding sequence TTGGACCTGTTACTGCATGCTGATGATATTCACGCGTCCTACGATCAAAGACGCATCCTCAAAGGTGTTGGACTTTCACTCCACCGCGGCGAGATCCTGGGATTAATCGGAACCAACGGCGCCGGCAAAACCACCCTCATGGGCGTATTGGCCGGATCCCATAAGCACGATGGCGGGCACATCACGCTGGCTGGCGAGAAATATGGACCGGATTCGATGGAGGAAGCCCAGGCTTGCGGCGTAGGGCTCATCCCGCAGAACTTCCGGCTCGACTCTGACCTGACCGTAGCCGAGGCAATTTTCCGGGGAACGTTTCAAGCCAATCGATCCCATGATGAACTCCGGGGTCAAGCAATCAAACTCATTCAGGACATCGGAATCGCCTTGGATCCCGACGTGAAGGTGGGCACTTTGATTCGTGCCGAGCAGACCCTCGTGGAAGTTCTGAGAATGGTTGCCGAGGAAGCCCAACTCGTGATCATGGACGAGGTTGCTGCGTCGCTGCCGGATCATGACGTCGCCGTCCTGCATCAAGTCCTGCGGATGCTGGTCGGGCAGGGACGTGCCATCATCTACATCACCCACCGCCTTGATGAGGTCCGGTCCATAGCCCACCGCATCGCCGTCATGCGGGATGGCAGGGTCCACAAAATCCTGGAAGCCAGCCGGACCGACGTCGACGAGCTCGCCTTCCTCTTGCTTCAGCACGAGCTGGCCAACAACTCCAGGCCCACGGATCCGGCACCCGGAGATGAGGCCATTCGGGTGGTGGAGCTCACTGTCGAAGACAGTATCCGCGATATTTCCTTCAGCGTGTCCAAGGGTGAGATTTTCGGTTTGGCCGGAACACATCGCTCAGGCATTTATCAATTGCTCGAAGCGCTGGTAGGTATCCACCCGAGTACCTCGGGCCAGATTTTCATACAAGGGAAACCTGTACAGATCCAGGGGCTGCAGGATGCACTGCGTTTGAAGATCGGTTACTTGTCAGACACCGCAGACACCCTGGAATCGGCAAGCGGAATCGTTGAAGGCCTCCAGCGTACTGACGATGCTGCCGGCGCGAATTTGCAGGATGAGATCACCCAGCTTCGTGGCGTGATCGAACTGGTTCGCCGCATGCGCATCAACACGACGAACATTCATGGCGCCATCACCACTCTTTCGGGCGGCGATCGCCAGAAGGTGCAGCTTGCCAAATGGATGACCAGTGACTGCGATGTGTTGATTCTTAGCCACCCCAGCCGCGGTATAGATGTTGGGGCCAAAGAGACGGTGTACAGGATGCTCCAGGAGCTCAGCCGCACGGGGGTTGCGATCATCCTCTTGTCGTCCGATTTGTCGGAACTGGTCAGCTGGTGTCATCGGATTGGCGTGATGCGCAACGGCGAAATGGTGGCCATTGAGGCCAATGCCAATACCAACGAAGACGCCCTGGTGCACCATATGCTGGGCGAGAAATTCACTTCCGGCAGTGGGGAAGCCCGCCGGGTGAAGAGTTGA
- a CDS encoding SpaH/EbpB family LPXTG-anchored major pilin: MINQRASRHWRAATAALAGAVLSVSLSVAPASAAPVINSDQTGSITVHKFEKPIPGGSGGGGHGGGGNGSGHGGGGNNFSRVVPDTTGLTPLPGIEFTIQQVNTIDLSSNAGWDAAHNLSNVFVPSDPSGSITGAGYTLGASQAQVTAADGTAVFADLPIGLYLVTETNYPAGVTPSAPFLISVPTTDPDNLDNWIYDVDVYPKNSVSGAEKTVTDAPDVKLGDQVDWTITADIPNEAVIDGYKVVDQLDTKLTYVGATALLEDGTALAEGADYVVSFDATTNTASVVFTDDGRAFLAARTDTRVQIVVNTKVNTIGEIENVALAYPNAASFTITLGQPGGPVVTPPVVTKWGGMTLQKVDENAAALAGASFSVYTNEADANAGTNPVDIDGQNVFTVGGDGTLTISGLRYSDWANGAAVAPGDLDYRTYYLVETTAPAGYELLAEPLSFLINSTTTTVGVDLSVKNMPSNAGFELPLTGGVGTGLLYGAGAFLVIGAGLLFVRNRREDSNS; this comes from the coding sequence GTGATCAATCAACGCGCCTCACGACATTGGCGAGCCGCCACTGCCGCCTTGGCAGGGGCAGTGCTGTCTGTGTCACTCTCCGTCGCGCCAGCCTCGGCAGCCCCGGTGATCAATAGTGACCAGACCGGTTCCATCACCGTTCACAAGTTCGAGAAGCCCATCCCTGGTGGCAGTGGCGGCGGTGGCCACGGCGGGGGTGGCAATGGCAGCGGCCACGGCGGAGGAGGCAATAACTTTTCCCGCGTCGTTCCGGACACCACGGGCCTGACGCCCTTGCCTGGTATTGAATTCACGATCCAGCAGGTCAATACGATTGACCTATCCAGCAATGCAGGCTGGGATGCGGCACACAACCTTAGCAATGTCTTTGTGCCGTCCGACCCCTCCGGTTCCATTACTGGCGCTGGATACACCCTGGGTGCCAGCCAGGCGCAGGTCACTGCTGCCGACGGCACTGCCGTCTTTGCCGACCTACCCATAGGCCTGTATCTAGTGACCGAGACGAACTATCCGGCCGGTGTCACCCCATCGGCTCCGTTCCTTATCTCGGTGCCGACAACTGATCCGGATAACCTTGACAACTGGATCTACGACGTCGACGTGTACCCGAAGAACTCCGTCTCCGGTGCGGAGAAGACGGTCACTGATGCTCCCGACGTCAAGCTCGGCGATCAGGTCGATTGGACGATCACCGCTGATATCCCCAACGAGGCCGTGATCGACGGTTATAAGGTGGTGGATCAGCTCGACACCAAACTGACGTATGTTGGTGCCACCGCCTTGCTGGAGGATGGGACCGCACTTGCGGAAGGTGCCGATTATGTTGTGAGCTTCGATGCCACAACCAACACTGCCTCGGTGGTCTTCACCGATGACGGCCGTGCCTTCCTGGCCGCCCGCACCGACACCCGTGTGCAGATAGTTGTGAACACCAAGGTCAACACCATAGGTGAAATTGAAAACGTCGCACTTGCCTACCCGAACGCTGCGAGCTTCACCATCACCCTCGGCCAGCCCGGCGGCCCGGTAGTAACGCCGCCCGTCGTTACCAAGTGGGGCGGGATGACGTTGCAGAAGGTAGACGAGAATGCTGCCGCCCTGGCTGGCGCTTCTTTCTCGGTCTACACCAATGAGGCTGATGCCAACGCAGGCACCAACCCCGTAGATATTGACGGCCAGAATGTCTTCACCGTTGGCGGCGATGGAACCTTGACCATTTCAGGGTTGCGCTACTCGGATTGGGCCAACGGTGCGGCCGTTGCCCCTGGGGACCTGGACTACCGCACCTACTACCTGGTGGAGACCACGGCGCCGGCAGGCTACGAGCTGCTTGCCGAACCTTTGTCCTTCCTGATCAACTCCACAACCACAACCGTCGGCGTTGACCTGAGCGTGAAGAACATGCCGTCCAACGCCGGGTTCGAGCTGCCTCTGACGGGAGGAGTGGGAACCGGTCTGCTTTATGGAGCCGGCGCTTTCCTGGTCATTGGTGCCGGACTGCTGTTTGTCCGCAACCGCAGGGAAGATAGCAACAGTTAG